In a single window of the Streptomyces sp. NBC_00353 genome:
- a CDS encoding glycoside hydrolase family 15 protein, whose translation MHDPDPPFRPVRRREGHLPLEDLGLIGDGATAALVGLDGSISWMCLPRFDAEPLFCSLLDQARGGHFTLAPEDLVEARQRYEPDTGVLTTELRSPTGLVRVTDALALRSGADLTDDAPADRAELVRSAVVLAGRVRLRADLEPRGGGQARALFSGLEVRSSRRPDLRLHLRSNRPLGGLHTTHDLQQGDRLDLVLSWGRFHRHHRFDTDAMLQGTADAWRRWMKHMEYGGPEESLVRRAAITLKMCDDWANGSLVAAPTSSLPAPIGGIRNWDYRYAWIRDAAFAVFALRRIGFRGEADAFLGWVLDAFEYSRRPRIMYGLNGSPVPDEVEDSELEGYRCSAPVRWGNGAADQRQHDVYGEILDCADQWLLSGGEIQPALWTSLAELAEAAGQAWRQPDQGIWEVRSEGRVFTYSAGMCQVALDRAAAIGERLHLPGRIAEWRASADQLRRIILERSWDEDAQTLSTHLDGGGIVDASLLALPLRQVVSADHPRMVATTTAVAERLSAGNGLLYRYLHKESPDGLAGDEGAFVLCSFWLVDNLIGQGRIEEADELYASLCARASPLGLLSEQIDPSTGEFMGNFPQAFSHIGIIASGVNLARAKAGAQA comes from the coding sequence ATGCACGATCCCGATCCACCGTTCCGGCCGGTCCGCAGACGGGAGGGTCACCTGCCGCTGGAGGACCTCGGCCTCATCGGGGACGGCGCGACGGCCGCGCTGGTAGGCCTGGACGGCTCCATCTCGTGGATGTGCCTTCCCCGATTCGATGCCGAACCCCTGTTCTGCAGCTTGCTGGATCAAGCACGAGGCGGGCATTTCACCTTGGCACCGGAAGACCTGGTGGAGGCGCGACAGCGCTATGAACCCGATACCGGCGTACTGACAACCGAATTGCGCAGTCCCACCGGCTTGGTTCGCGTCACCGATGCGCTGGCCCTCCGCTCCGGCGCTGATCTCACCGATGACGCACCGGCTGATCGGGCCGAACTTGTGCGTTCGGCGGTGGTGCTGGCCGGCCGCGTCCGCCTACGAGCGGACCTCGAGCCCCGCGGCGGTGGGCAGGCGCGGGCATTGTTCAGCGGACTGGAAGTGCGATCGTCCCGGCGACCGGACCTGCGACTCCACCTTCGGTCGAACCGTCCCCTGGGTGGCCTGCACACCACACATGACCTGCAGCAAGGTGATCGCCTGGATCTCGTGTTGTCCTGGGGCCGCTTCCATCGCCACCACCGGTTCGACACCGACGCCATGCTGCAGGGAACCGCTGACGCGTGGCGCCGCTGGATGAAGCATATGGAGTACGGCGGTCCCGAGGAGTCCTTGGTCAGGCGCGCCGCGATCACGCTGAAAATGTGCGACGACTGGGCCAATGGCTCGCTGGTCGCGGCACCTACATCCTCCTTGCCTGCGCCGATCGGCGGGATCCGCAACTGGGACTACCGCTATGCCTGGATCCGCGATGCCGCCTTCGCCGTGTTCGCCCTGCGCCGCATCGGTTTCCGTGGCGAGGCCGACGCTTTCCTCGGCTGGGTTCTCGATGCCTTCGAGTACAGCCGACGGCCCCGGATCATGTACGGCCTCAACGGCAGTCCGGTGCCGGACGAGGTCGAGGACAGCGAACTGGAAGGCTATCGGTGCTCTGCCCCGGTGCGATGGGGCAACGGTGCGGCCGACCAGCGCCAGCACGACGTCTACGGCGAGATCCTTGACTGCGCAGACCAGTGGCTGCTTTCCGGCGGTGAGATCCAGCCCGCGCTGTGGACCAGCCTGGCCGAGCTGGCCGAAGCGGCGGGGCAGGCCTGGCGGCAGCCGGATCAGGGAATCTGGGAAGTGCGCAGCGAGGGCCGGGTGTTCACGTACTCGGCCGGGATGTGCCAGGTGGCCCTGGACCGGGCGGCGGCTATCGGTGAGCGGCTTCACCTGCCCGGGCGGATCGCCGAGTGGCGAGCCTCGGCCGACCAGCTGCGCCGGATCATCCTGGAGCGGTCCTGGGACGAGGACGCACAGACCCTGAGCACACACCTGGACGGCGGCGGCATCGTGGACGCGAGCCTGCTCGCCCTTCCGCTGCGCCAGGTTGTGTCGGCTGATCACCCGCGGATGGTGGCGACCACCACGGCTGTAGCCGAGCGCCTGTCGGCCGGCAACGGGCTGCTCTATCGCTACCTGCACAAGGAGTCACCCGATGGTCTGGCCGGCGACGAGGGTGCCTTCGTGCTGTGCAGTTTCTGGCTGGTCGACAACCTGATCGGCCAGGGCCGGATCGAAGAGGCCGACGAACTGTATGCCTCGCTGTGTGCCCGGGCGAGCCCACTGGGGCTGCTGTCGGAGCAGATCGACCCGTCCACAGGAGAGTTCATGGGCAACTTTCCTCAGGCATTCAGCCACATCGGGATCATCGCCAGTGGCGTCAACCTCGCCCGAGCGAAGGCAGGCGCTCAGGCCTGA